One part of the Thermoanaerobacterium sp. CMT5567-10 genome encodes these proteins:
- a CDS encoding CopG family transcriptional regulator: MNKTQNIKLSLLKDLLQKIKHIAINKQTSVSGLLTKTLEEIVKKENLYEKARLHHIDILENNIDLGTEGKTTWNREDLYER, translated from the coding sequence TTGAACAAGACGCAAAACATTAAATTATCATTACTTAAAGATTTATTGCAGAAGATAAAGCATATAGCTATAAATAAACAAACATCTGTATCTGGTCTTCTAACTAAGACATTAGAAGAAATAGTTAAAAAAGAGAATTTGTATGAAAAAGCAAGATTGCACCATATTGACATATTAGAAAATAACATTGATCTAGGCACAGAAGGTAAAACAACATGGAATAGAGAGGATTTATATGAAAGATAA
- a CDS encoding carbohydrate ABC transporter permease gives MEKILSDKKAIFLFVFPAFLVFLVIVLLPIFFSFYYSLLKWDGFSKGVFIGLQNYKNLFINNTDGFIVSVKNSFILAILSVFIQLPISLLLALILSRGIKGEKFYRTVYFIPVILSTVVIGQLWMKIYNPNYGLLNFILTKIGLQSLTNQWLGNTKTALAAVFVPILWQYIGYHMLLMYASAKSIPTDIYEAAKIDGATESQIAFRITIPLMKPILKVCVIFAVIGSFKAFDLIYVLTNGGPLHASEVPSTLMYNMIFFRYQYGYGSAMAIFIILESLIGTIIIQKLFGKDEAY, from the coding sequence ATGGAAAAAATTTTGAGCGATAAGAAAGCGATATTTCTTTTCGTCTTTCCTGCATTTTTAGTTTTTTTGGTTATTGTATTGCTTCCGATATTTTTTTCTTTTTATTACAGTTTATTAAAGTGGGACGGTTTTAGCAAAGGAGTTTTTATTGGACTGCAGAATTATAAAAATTTATTTATTAATAACACAGACGGGTTTATTGTTTCTGTCAAAAATTCGTTTATATTGGCAATTCTTTCTGTGTTTATTCAGCTGCCTATTTCTCTTTTACTTGCTTTGATATTATCCAGAGGAATTAAAGGTGAGAAATTCTACAGAACTGTGTATTTTATACCTGTTATATTGTCGACAGTTGTTATAGGTCAGCTTTGGATGAAGATATACAATCCTAACTATGGACTATTAAATTTCATACTGACTAAAATTGGCTTACAATCTCTTACAAATCAGTGGCTTGGAAATACAAAAACAGCACTTGCCGCGGTATTTGTTCCGATTTTGTGGCAGTACATTGGCTATCACATGCTATTAATGTATGCGTCTGCAAAATCGATACCTACGGACATATACGAAGCTGCTAAAATCGACGGAGCAACAGAATCGCAGATCGCATTCAGGATAACAATACCTCTTATGAAACCTATATTGAAAGTTTGCGTCATATTTGCTGTTATAGGTTCTTTTAAGGCATTTGATTTAATCTATGTTTTGACAAATGGTGGACCATTACATGCCAGCGAAGTGCCGTCAACATTGATGTACAACATGATATTCTTTAGATATCAATATGGTTATGGTAGTGCAATGGCTATATTTATCATCTTAGAATCTTTAATTGGAACAATCATTATACAAAAATTATTCGGAAAAGATGAAGCATATTAA
- a CDS encoding carbohydrate ABC transporter permease, giving the protein MENIANKNNKRGMKKIGFYLLEAMLVIWAIIQLYPLFWLFLFSVKNNTEIFGGNILGFPRIWQWSNYSEALSSGNVGRYFINSSIVTVLTIVISSILVATSAYAIVRMKWKYSKLVLTIFLMGMMVPIHATLLPLFIILKNLNLLNTYASLVIPYVAFAIPMGIFILTGFLYTIPRELEESAFLDGCSIYKSFYYIILPLIRPALATIAIFTYLSTWNELMFANTFINNDAIKTLTVGIMSLSGQYQTEWGPIGAGLVIATIPTILIYVLLSEQVQKSLVVGAVKG; this is encoded by the coding sequence TTGGAAAATATAGCAAATAAGAATAATAAAAGAGGTATGAAAAAAATTGGATTTTATTTGTTGGAGGCTATGCTTGTTATTTGGGCAATAATACAGCTATATCCTTTATTTTGGCTATTTTTATTCTCTGTAAAAAATAATACTGAGATTTTCGGTGGAAATATTCTTGGATTTCCTCGAATTTGGCAATGGTCAAACTATTCTGAGGCACTATCCAGTGGTAATGTAGGCAGGTATTTTATAAATAGTTCCATAGTCACAGTTTTAACTATTGTAATATCGAGTATTTTGGTGGCAACAAGTGCATATGCGATTGTCAGGATGAAATGGAAGTACAGCAAGTTGGTTTTGACAATATTTTTGATGGGCATGATGGTGCCGATACATGCCACACTGCTTCCGTTATTTATAATTTTAAAGAATTTAAATCTGCTTAATACGTACGCATCGCTGGTAATCCCATATGTCGCATTCGCTATACCTATGGGAATATTTATATTGACAGGCTTCCTTTATACTATACCACGAGAATTAGAGGAATCGGCATTTCTAGATGGATGTAGCATATACAAGTCGTTTTATTACATTATATTGCCGCTTATAAGGCCGGCATTAGCGACAATAGCGATTTTCACCTATTTGTCGACGTGGAATGAGCTTATGTTTGCAAATACTTTTATAAATAATGATGCTATAAAAACATTGACAGTTGGTATCATGTCTCTGTCAGGACAATATCAAACTGAATGGGGACCAATTGGTGCTGGGCTTGTAATTGCTACGATTCCTACAATTTTAATATATGTTTTGCTTAGCGAACAAGTGCAAAAGAGCCTTGTAGTAGGAGCTGTAAAGGGGTAA
- a CDS encoding ABC transporter ATP-binding protein, protein MGSFVEVKNISKRYKMGEITITAVSGVSFNIEKGEFTVIVGESGAGKTTILNMLGGMDTCDEGQIIVDGNEISKYNQRQLTTYRRKDIGFVFQFYNLVPNLTALENVELATDICDNPMDPVEVLKDVGLSERINNFPSQLSGGEQQRVAIARALAKNPKLLLCDEPTGALDYKTGRAILKLLHETCRRLGMTVIIITHNKAITPMADKVISLKNGSVENIVVNDSPVPIERIEW, encoded by the coding sequence ATGGGAAGCTTTGTAGAAGTAAAGAATATTTCTAAAAGATATAAAATGGGTGAAATCACTATTACTGCAGTTTCAGGGGTAAGCTTCAATATAGAAAAAGGTGAGTTTACCGTAATAGTAGGTGAAAGCGGTGCTGGCAAGACGACAATTTTAAATATGCTTGGTGGAATGGATACCTGCGATGAAGGCCAAATAATTGTGGATGGAAATGAGATCAGCAAATACAACCAAAGACAACTGACAACATATCGTAGAAAAGATATAGGGTTTGTATTTCAGTTTTATAATCTTGTTCCAAACCTTACGGCTTTGGAAAATGTAGAACTAGCAACGGATATCTGTGATAATCCTATGGACCCCGTAGAGGTGCTTAAAGATGTAGGGCTTTCTGAAAGGATTAACAATTTTCCTTCGCAATTGTCAGGTGGCGAACAGCAGAGAGTCGCCATAGCCAGAGCACTGGCAAAGAATCCTAAATTGTTATTATGTGATGAACCAACAGGGGCTCTAGATTATAAGACTGGAAGGGCAATTTTAAAGTTACTGCACGAGACGTGCAGGAGATTAGGAATGACAGTCATAATAATAACCCATAATAAGGCTATAACTCCAATGGCAGATAAGGTTATAAGCCTTAAAAATGGCAGTGTTGAAAATATAGTTGTCAACGATTCTCCAGTCCCTATAGAAAGGATAGAATGGTAA
- a CDS encoding polysaccharide deacetylase family protein, with protein sequence MKISFNYYPDGKKKALTMSYDDGQVFDRRLVEIFNKYGIKGTFNLNSGKFDTEPYVSREEIKELYKGHEVAVHSLDHPYLTLIPSEELVYQIIEDRRNLESLVGYQVRGMAYPYGDYNDIVLNSLTSFGIEYSRTVRSTKSFRIPNNFLEWHPTCHHDQDVIQKLKEFKNLKEWEQMPLFYVWGHSFEFDRNGNWDLIEEFCKMASFDETVWYATNIEIEDYINALKSLKFSVDRSIVYNPSAIPVWIGVDHEPVKIEPGEKIYLK encoded by the coding sequence GTGAAGATAAGCTTTAATTATTATCCTGATGGAAAGAAAAAAGCCTTGACTATGAGTTATGATGACGGACAGGTGTTTGATAGAAGATTGGTTGAGATTTTTAATAAATACGGCATAAAAGGAACATTCAATTTGAATTCAGGTAAGTTTGATACAGAACCTTATGTATCTAGAGAAGAAATAAAAGAATTGTATAAAGGACATGAAGTAGCAGTCCATTCGCTAGATCATCCTTATTTGACGTTGATACCTTCAGAAGAACTGGTGTATCAGATAATAGAAGATAGGAGAAACCTTGAATCACTTGTAGGCTATCAGGTACGAGGCATGGCATATCCATATGGGGACTACAACGATATAGTGTTAAATAGTCTTACATCATTTGGTATAGAGTATTCCAGAACTGTTAGGTCGACTAAAAGCTTTAGAATACCTAATAATTTTTTAGAATGGCATCCAACTTGCCATCATGATCAAGATGTAATACAGAAGCTAAAGGAATTTAAGAACCTAAAAGAATGGGAGCAGATGCCTTTATTCTACGTTTGGGGACATAGCTTCGAGTTTGATAGAAATGGCAATTGGGATCTGATAGAAGAATTTTGCAAAATGGCATCCTTCGATGAAACCGTGTGGTACGCTACAAATATTGAAATAGAAGATTATATAAATGCACTTAAAAGCTTAAAGTTTAGTGTTGATCGCAGCATAGTATATAATCCATCGGCAATACCTGTATGGATCGGAGTAGATCATGAGCCGGTAAAGATAGAACCTGGTGAGAAAATTTATCTAAAATAG
- a CDS encoding copper amine oxidase N-terminal domain-containing protein has translation MKKIVAFALSIVLVISSISLVIAKPRENNRKTTKSVKVVSQRNENGQIESEDRVTEVKYTKFAGKMKANGKEIKFDVPPVIKSGTTLIPVRAVVESLGANVNWDAASNTVTITKGDKTIVFDLNNSKVYVDGTEVTLSMPAMEISNRTFVPLRFIAESLGVKINYDNNTGNIDIEDDNTQNSTVSQDVYGQTDETVSQEVYGSNDTDNTDNTVVNSVYDEQD, from the coding sequence GTGAAGAAGATAGTGGCTTTTGCACTTTCAATTGTACTTGTTATCAGTTCGATATCGCTTGTAATAGCAAAGCCAAGAGAAAATAATCGAAAGACTACAAAGTCAGTTAAGGTAGTTAGCCAAAGAAACGAAAACGGACAGATTGAATCAGAGGATAGAGTTACTGAGGTAAAGTATACAAAGTTTGCCGGAAAGATGAAGGCGAATGGCAAAGAAATTAAATTTGATGTCCCTCCGGTCATTAAAAGCGGTACAACATTAATTCCGGTGCGGGCTGTAGTTGAGAGTCTAGGTGCAAACGTAAATTGGGATGCTGCATCAAATACTGTTACAATAACAAAGGGAGACAAAACTATTGTATTTGACTTAAATAACTCAAAAGTATACGTAGATGGTACCGAAGTAACTCTAAGTATGCCGGCAATGGAAATTAGCAATAGGACATTTGTTCCGTTAAGGTTTATCGCCGAAAGCTTAGGAGTAAAAATAAATTACGATAACAATACAGGAAACATAGACATTGAAGATGACAATACGCAAAACAGCACTGTATCGCAAGATGTCTATGGACAAACAGATGAGACAGTTTCACAGGAAGTCTATGGCTCTAATGATACAGATAATACAGACAACACAGTTGTAAACAGTGTATATGATGAACAGGATTAG
- a CDS encoding SDR family NAD(P)-dependent oxidoreductase → MTFQDKVVLITGAAGGIGKETAKSFAAEGAKLALVDLNMDALEKAAQDLNLQKENYLLICADVSKEEQVQQYVKKAKDHFGKIDVFFNNAGVEGKVAPITDYPSDSLDLIIDVNIKGVFYGLKYVLRVMKEQRFGSIINTSSIAGLKGMPNTSAYNASKAAVIALTKTAAVEYAGLGIRVNAVCPALVNTRMMRSLEKEFNPEDSQAAKEFLTKSVPLGRYSEPKDVSEAVLFLASEKASFITGIALEVVGGMTA, encoded by the coding sequence ATGACTTTTCAAGATAAAGTTGTATTGATTACAGGAGCTGCTGGTGGAATAGGCAAAGAAACTGCTAAATCATTTGCTGCAGAGGGAGCTAAATTAGCTTTAGTTGATTTAAACATGGATGCTCTCGAAAAAGCAGCACAAGATCTGAATTTACAAAAAGAAAATTACCTTCTAATATGTGCAGATGTAAGCAAAGAAGAGCAAGTTCAACAATATGTAAAAAAAGCAAAAGATCATTTTGGAAAGATTGATGTGTTTTTTAACAATGCAGGTGTAGAAGGAAAAGTTGCACCAATAACAGATTATCCTTCGGATTCACTTGATTTAATCATTGATGTAAACATAAAAGGTGTCTTTTACGGATTAAAATACGTGTTGCGTGTCATGAAAGAGCAACGATTCGGCTCAATTATAAATACGTCTTCTATTGCAGGTTTAAAGGGTATGCCTAATACAAGTGCTTATAATGCATCAAAAGCTGCCGTCATAGCTCTCACAAAAACAGCTGCAGTAGAATATGCAGGTCTTGGAATACGCGTCAATGCTGTATGCCCTGCATTAGTTAATACACGCATGATGAGATCTTTAGAGAAAGAATTTAATCCAGAAGATTCACAAGCTGCTAAAGAATTTTTAACTAAATCAGTTCCTCTAGGTCGCTATAGTGAGCCTAAAGATGTATCTGAAGCAGTATTATTTTTAGCTTCAGAAAAAGCTTCTTTCATCACAGGAATTGCTTTAGAAGTAGTAGGCGGGATGACTGCATAA
- a CDS encoding TetR/AcrR family transcriptional regulator: protein MNSESLETKEKILNATIDIVGMKGEATIREITEKAGVNVASINYYFGNKNNLLKEVENYYAEKLLKTGYDILRDDNLKSKDKLFKWALNLIEYMYKYPALIAIIVKLTNDDKSYNPVMIKKIYFNDEIREMIEDIIKDITKIEDNRILNFKYLQLFSGILGTVINHVVVSIYGDKKSILNLGDPEELRQYIRLLIDSILK from the coding sequence ATGAATAGTGAATCATTAGAGACAAAAGAAAAGATACTTAATGCAACAATTGATATAGTAGGGATGAAAGGCGAGGCTACTATTAGGGAAATTACTGAAAAGGCAGGTGTGAATGTAGCATCCATAAACTATTACTTTGGAAATAAAAATAATTTGCTAAAGGAAGTGGAAAATTACTATGCCGAGAAACTTCTAAAAACTGGATATGATATTTTAAGGGATGACAATCTAAAATCTAAAGACAAACTTTTTAAATGGGCTTTAAATTTGATAGAGTACATGTATAAATACCCTGCATTGATTGCCATCATAGTTAAATTAACAAATGACGACAAGAGCTATAATCCGGTAATGATAAAAAAGATATATTTTAATGATGAAATACGTGAAATGATAGAGGATATAATAAAGGATATAACAAAAATAGAAGATAATAGAATCTTAAATTTTAAATATCTACAACTTTTTTCAGGTATTTTAGGTACCGTTATAAACCATGTCGTTGTAAGCATATATGGCGATAAAAAAAGCATTTTGAATTTAGGAGATCCGGAGGAACTAAGGCAGTACATAAGGCTTTTGATAGACAGCATTTTAAAATAA
- a CDS encoding extracellular solute-binding protein → MKRFKKVMLVVLSLLLILSASACGTSSNNSNASNSAKSSGSSGKITLTYWNIFTGEPAKTKVKEIIDQWNKENPNVQIVESVTENDAYKTKIKTAIAANEAPDIFQTWAGGFSQPFVEAGKVLQLDSYLNDGTKDQMLPGALDNVTYDGKIYGITYDQQASVLYVNKELFDKYNVKIPTTFSELIDAIKTFKSKGITPFALGEKDEWPGMWYYDMLALREGGVQLTRDALNGKTSFDNQAFVDAAKRLQEMVDAGAFDPGFMGLTRDEATAEFNQGKAAMYFGGNFDAAAFDSDPSSLVKGKIEAVRFPSIEGGKGDPTEYIGGGAGALMVSVNSKHKDEAVKAAKYLAKHLSDMEYLIGAGLPMFKYDNVDQSQVSQLQIQIMNNIVANAKGNVPAWDLYLMGDDAQTHKDLVAQLFAKQITPQDYAKQMQQKINGK, encoded by the coding sequence ATGAAAAGATTTAAAAAGGTTATGCTAGTTGTATTATCTTTATTGCTGATTCTTAGCGCATCAGCATGTGGTACTAGCTCAAACAATTCAAATGCTTCAAATTCAGCGAAGTCATCTGGTTCATCCGGAAAGATAACGCTTACTTATTGGAATATCTTCACTGGTGAACCGGCAAAGACAAAAGTCAAAGAGATTATTGATCAGTGGAATAAAGAAAATCCAAATGTGCAGATTGTTGAAAGCGTTACTGAAAACGATGCTTACAAAACAAAGATTAAGACTGCAATTGCTGCAAATGAAGCACCTGATATATTTCAGACATGGGCTGGAGGATTTTCACAGCCATTCGTTGAAGCTGGTAAAGTTCTTCAATTAGACAGCTACTTAAATGACGGTACAAAAGATCAGATGCTGCCAGGAGCACTAGATAATGTTACGTACGATGGAAAAATATATGGCATTACTTATGATCAGCAGGCAAGTGTATTATACGTAAATAAAGAACTTTTTGATAAATATAATGTTAAGATACCTACAACATTTAGTGAATTGATTGATGCAATAAAGACTTTTAAATCAAAAGGAATAACTCCATTTGCACTCGGTGAAAAAGATGAATGGCCGGGCATGTGGTACTACGATATGTTAGCACTTCGTGAAGGCGGTGTGCAACTTACTAGAGATGCATTAAATGGCAAGACATCATTTGACAATCAAGCTTTTGTAGACGCTGCAAAGAGACTTCAAGAGATGGTTGATGCAGGTGCATTTGATCCAGGATTTATGGGACTTACAAGAGATGAAGCTACAGCAGAATTTAACCAAGGAAAAGCTGCCATGTATTTTGGAGGTAACTTTGATGCGGCAGCATTTGACTCAGATCCATCGTCACTTGTAAAAGGAAAGATAGAAGCTGTCAGATTTCCAAGTATAGAAGGCGGCAAAGGTGATCCTACTGAGTACATTGGCGGTGGTGCTGGTGCATTAATGGTTAGTGTAAATTCAAAGCACAAAGATGAAGCTGTTAAGGCGGCGAAATATCTTGCAAAGCATTTGTCTGATATGGAGTATCTGATTGGTGCTGGGTTGCCTATGTTTAAATACGATAATGTAGATCAATCACAAGTTTCACAACTTCAAATACAAATAATGAATAACATTGTTGCAAATGCGAAAGGTAATGTTCCTGCATGGGATCTATATTTAATGGGTGATGATGCTCAGACACATAAGGATTTAGTTGCTCAATTGTTTGCAAAACAAATTACACCACAAGATTATGCAAAACAAATGCAACAGAAGATAAATGGTAAGTAA